In Ovis aries strain OAR_USU_Benz2616 breed Rambouillet chromosome 22, ARS-UI_Ramb_v3.0, whole genome shotgun sequence, the DNA window ATTGCACAGAAGCTTCTTGAGGACAAGTCTGCTGTGGAGCCAGGCGACGCCCTCGATGGGATCATCCACAGCACTAGGGAACTGGGCCATGAGCTGTCAGTGCAGGAACTGAAGGTATGTGGTGGGATTCCTCCTCCCCTCTTTTGCACGTATAGCAGGTCTCTACACACAGGCTGAATCCCTGGAACAACGGAGCAACATCCTGTTTGGCCCCACTTGGAGCCACAGACACTCCTCGGGGTGAGGGAAAGACGAGACCTGGGTCCAGTCCTGGCTCAGCTGCACCACCTACCTCTGTGGCTTTGGGCCAAGCGAAGGCATGAATCCTAGGTCCTCCCTTACAGCTTCCAGCAGCAAACAGCTCTCCTCTTCCCCACTTCCCTGTCACTTCATGCTTTCTCCTCTGCTGTCTGCCTGCCTATGACACTGTCTTCACCCCTTCTCTCTACAAACCCTAAGGTTCAGGGTCAAATTCCACAATTCCTTGAAATGTCCCCTTTCATCCCCAAATCTATGCATCCATGAGCCAGCTTGGCACCTGGTACCTCGGGTACTGGTCTGTTTTGCCACTGAGAATCGACTGGAGAATTAGAAACTGCCACCCCTCTCCCCCATGCATGCATACAACACATGCAGTGGAAGGAGGGAAGCTTTGGAATGACCCCTGGGCCCACCTGCTTGAGAACCCCAAAAGAAATGTAGAGGTTGGGGGTGGCAGGCAGGGGAGTTAGAAATGGAAACACTTCATCCCTTCCATAAGCAACTGCCATCCTTTCTCTGGCGCTCAGTTTGCCACTATTGAGCCACTGAGCCTGAGTGTCTTCTCTGAAAATGGGACTAACAGTCTCTTTCCTGACTTCTGGGTGGTTGGGAAGTCTGGAAGAGTCAAGAGGTTAGAAGTAGATGAGCAGGGCGCTGGTGAGTTGTGGGGGAGCCTGCGGATAGGAATAGTTCTAGGCTGGGAAGGGGAGTGGTACAGAAAGCCTTGGCAGAGCTGGAGAGGGCATGACAACACAGTCCAGGCTCTCAGGAAGGGACCCACTAGCCAGGAATCTTCAGTTCTGGCTGGTCAGGAAGGACCCTGGAGCCCCAGGGTCTCTGTCCCAGCTCCCCATCGTCTCCAGAACAGGCAGTTAGCCTTAGATCAGCTCATTCATTCCACAAGCAGATTCTACCTATTCAGTGCCAGACTCTATACAATGAGCAAACATAGCCTCTGCTGGAGAGGAGGGGTCCATACTCACCCTGTGATCACATCCATCAGTGTGTAAACACACACCTGCTGCTGCCAGGAAGGAAGACACCATACCGGGAGTTGGGAGGGCACAGGCAGGCAGTGAAGGCTGGGGCCTGGATGATGAAGCCTCCAGACAGTGCAGACGGGGAAGTGGTGGTCAGTCACTGGGACCGCCACTAAGCGGGAGGAGGACCACGGTGCTCACCTTGGTGCCAGGCTGCTGCAGGTGCCTTGGTCAATTCCACAGCAGTCACGGTCAGGACGGCCAGCTGTGTTGTCGGTAACACTGCGTGGTTAAGAGCACTGGACTCCTGGCCGGACTACTGCCCTTGGTGACCGTAGGGACCTTGGgcacctctcagagcctcagtaaAACAGGCAGAAACTGTGCCACACACAATGCGGGTGAGAATCCAATGAATTAATTCACTTAAAGCACTAAGAACACTACACCAAAAAGGTTCTGGCATTATCTATGGAAACCTCCCAAGGCTATCTGTGGTTTCCCCAAGTGGCCGACTTGGGATTCAGTCCACTCGTGGACCCGTGCAGGTAGCCGAGTCTCTGAGCACTCTGCGCTCTGGTCTGTGCGCAGTGGCAAATGTGGGGCCCCCTGCACCACAGCCCAGGAACCGGCTAATGGAGACAGCGCCCCTGGGCTGTCTTGCAGGAATCAGCTGTGGAGCTCCTCTTCGCCGCCTTCTTCACCACGGCCAGTGCCAGCACGTCCCTCGTCCTGCTACTCCTGCAGCACCCCGCAGCCATCGCCAAGATCCAGCAGGAGCTGGCGGCGCAGGGGCTGGGGCGCGCCTGCGGCTGCGCGCCGGCGTCCTCGGGGGGCGGCGCTGGGCCCCCGCCCGACTGCGGTTGCGAGCCCGACCTCAGCCTGGCGGCGCTGGGCCACCTGCGCTACGTAGGCTGCGTGGTCAAGGAGGTGCTGCGCCTCCTGCCGCCGGTGTCCGGGGGCTATCGGACAGCCCTGCGCACCTTCGAGCTCGACGTAAGtgcgccgcccgcccgccccgcctTGCAGCCGGCCGCTGGGAGGTGGGGTAGGGGTTAGGACCGCgctgtctccttttcctttctccggGCCTCCTGGAAAATGGGCTGAATCCTATCACGTTTCCCGGAAACCAAGATTGAGGATGCAAAGCAAGGTTAGGAACCCCAGGCTATGTGCTAAATTgcctcaatcgtgtccgactctgcgatcccatggactgtagccctccaggctcctctgttcatggaattctccaggcaagaatagtagaatgggttgcatttcctcctccaggggatcttcccaacccaggggtagaacccacgtctcccgtctcctgctttggcaggtgggttcttaccactagcgccacctgcaaAGATTTTGACGGCGGTCTGGGTAGTCAACTCAATTAGAGGCCAGTTTTAGAATAAAATCATCCTTTTCTCTGGCCAGCACTCCCCTTTCAGCCAGTGAGGCTGGGTAGGGCACAAAGAGCTGCCCACTCTGTCCTGTACCCCATTTCTCTGGCTCTCTCACAAGATAAAGGAACCAATCAATGCTACCTGTCCAGGGTTCTGGCTGAGGCCAGGTTCCAGGAAAGCAGGATTATTAAAATATGGGTAGTGATCAGGTTGGCGTGAGCTGGGCAAGAAAGTTAAGGTTTAGGCCCGGCTTTCTCTCTGTATGACCTTGGGTAATTCCCTTCTCACTCTAGGCCTCAGTTTGCTCTCTGGAGGGAAGCTGCCTTGGTCCCTTCCAGCTTTAgctggaaggggaggggaggggaatgcTAACACTGCCAAACTGAGGGTGTTGGCCActgcacccccacctccacccccagtcCCATCCTTGGGCAGCTCCAGGCAGAGTGGGCACCTTCTCCCCTCTGCCTTAAACAGCCAGTGTCCCCACTGAATGCCAGAGTTTGAGAGgaggagatgactggatggcatcacggactcaaaggacgtgaatttgagcaaactcctggagatagtgaaggacagggaagtctggcatgctgcagtccacagggtggcaaagagtcagacacgacttagcaactgaacaagagaaAGAGATTCTGCCCTTGAGGCGCTGTTGTGGAGAGAAAGGGGGGGCAGAGCCAGCAACTCCATCACCAACTGGTGTGAAGAAGAGAGTGACCTCTAGCTGAATGATACCAAAACATTTTGGGAACTGGCATTTGAACTGGAGCAGTGAAAGGTTAAGATGGGGACCACACATCACCAAGACGGCACGGTCCAGACAAAGGTAGGTGGATTAGTGAGGTGTTCAGCAGTGTCTGGGATGCTGAATTTTGGAGTTCAGACATCATTGAGCAGGCCTGGGGTGCCAGAGTGAATAGGGGCAGGGGTCTTAGCCATCCTTCAGGTTCCAGATGGGAAAACGGAGGCCTAGAGAGGAGAGGGCACGCCTTGATGATGCCAAGATTTTCTATTTGCCTGTTGAGAGCAAGGCTCTCCTGAAGCCTGTTCAAGGGAGGAAGCCGGATAGTCGGGGCTGGAAGACCTCTCAAAAGTGGGATAGTTGAAATAGTTGAAAAAGAGGTGAGCTGAGGGAACATGAAAGCTGCCTTCATCATTTTAAGCTTCCTTCCAACAATTTAATCCTCACATGCACCTTCTCAGAGTGTGGCTACTGAATCTGAAGGTTATGTACAGCTCATGGCTAGTGAGTACAGAGAGGCAGTTTTCAGTTGAGTATAAAGAGCTGAAAAATTGAGATGACTGTAAAGAAGCTGTCGTTTGCATTGCTCTGACGCAGGCAGCTGGTACATGCAGGACTCGAATTTAGGTCTCCTAATGTGAGAAGAAAACCGACAAAATAGTGAACAATAGCAGAGCACACTCACTGACCACTAGTACATATGTCAGACCCGTTATTTGAATCCTAACAACAAAATGGGCATTTTTGTTCTCACTTAATCActtaagaaactgagactcagagatgaTGTAGCCAACGTCACACAGCTCACCAGAGAAGGAGCTGAAACACGGGAATGCAAAGCGGTCTCCTAGCTTCCGATTAAGACGCTCGTCCCTGCGGGTTTGGAAGCCTGTTTGATGAACCGCTGGTGAAGGATCGGTTAGGGCTGGGTTTCCGGGTGTCTGGTGGTCAGGCGGGTCTCCTCACCTCCCCGCAGGGCTACCAGATCCCCAAGGGGTGGAACGTGATGTACAGCATCCGAGACACGCACGAGACGGCCGCAGTGTATCGCAGCCCGCCGGAGGGCTTCGACCCAGAGCGCTTCGGCACTGCGGGCGACGATGCGCGGGGCGCCGCCGGCCGCTTTCATTATATCCCGTTCGGCGGCGGTGCGCGCAGCTGTCTTGGCCAGGAGCTGGCGCAGACCGTGCTCCAGCTGCTCGCTGTGGAGCTGGTGCGCACGGCGCGCTGGGAACTGGCCACGCCTGCCTTCCCCGCCATGCAGACCGTGCCCATCGTGCACCCGGTGGACGGGCTGCGGCTCTTTTTCCACCCTCTTGCGTCTCCGGCGGCGCAGGATGGGCAACGCCTCTGACCTGCTGCGCTGTGGAACCTGGCTTAGCCAGCGGCTGCGGCGATCTTGCGGCACCGCCCATCTGCCGTTCTCCAGTGCCGGGTCCGGCGCGCTCTCATTCATCAAAGGTTCCTGAACGCAactctgtgtccgactctgagggAGGAGACTCGTGAGCCACCCCCACCGCACTTGGAGAAGCGTCCTGGCTGGTGGGACGGTGCCTCCAGTACTTCGCCCCCTTAGGGAGGATAGGTAGTGGCCCAAGACTCTTATGCCCTTCCCAGGATTTCAAAGCAGGGATGGTGGGAACACTTCAAGCTGTGTGGATTCAAGCTGGGGAGGAGGCATGGGTCGTGGGGAGGTGGGGTCGGTTGGGCCGTCGAATGAGGGAGGACCTGCAACTGTCTCGAGGAAGCGGAGACTCCAGGAGCGCATCTCTGGCCTGGCTTTGGGCCATAGGAAGACACTGAGAAGGCGCCCAACGGAAGGCCCTCAGGCAGCTGGCCTCCGCTAGGTGCGCCCTGGCCACTCTGCCTGTCTCGGCAGAAACCCAGAATTGCGGGCGCTTTCAGGGCTCTAAACAGGATCAACAGAGCCGGATTCTACTGGcgatttcttaaaagaaaaattcctagTTCAAGAACGCATATAATCTCTCCATTTATAGAGGGGAGAATAGGTACACCGAGAGGATTCTAAGGCTGGATTATTTTCATGGGAGGTTGAGACATAATCAGAGAAGTTTGGGGTATTTGTACCCAAAACAGGAAGGCCGAGAAACCGTTTCCTGGCAGTAGTTGAGTGAGAAGGCTGCAGCTTAGCTGGGCAGCTGCTCCTTGGTGGGAAAGTGGGATCGAGGTGGCAGAGACTCAAGAAAGACCTCCCTCCCCGGAAGGGCCTGCCCTTCATATACCCGGAGAGGGGCTAGGAACTGGACAGCCTGGGGCCCAGGCTGCTGGAACCTCTCTTGAGCATAGCCCCAGGGAACTGAGCTACCGATTATCTCCAAGATGACAGCTGACTGTAGGGACGCCCTGGTTCAACCTCCTTGATTACAAGGAGAGACTGAGGCCGGAGACTAGACCACTCAGCCAGTGCtctcctccaccccatcccttaCCCCCTACTCCAGTCTCTGGCCTGTGGCCACCATGTAGTTCTTGGCCTTTTATCCTTTCATAGTGATCCCTAGGTTGGCCTAAGGGCACTCTGGACCTTTCCAACACAAAAGTTCCCAAGAGTGCTTAAATCTAAACCAAGAGCCTCCTTTTTTCCTAACTGTAACCTGCTGCCCACCTTCGGACAGGCTGGGAGCAGTTAACCATGATGGGTGAGCCAGAGAAGTTGCCGCCAAGTCCTCAGCTGACCCCTTAGTGAACCAGAAGGAACCAGAAAGTACCCTCCTGACCTTAGGCTTAAGGTGGATCCTGGGGCCAGAAGGGAAGGGGAGGCAGCAGGCTTGGGCAGGGCCCAGTAGTTCAGGAGCAGGAGTGCAGCGGGCCCTTCTGAGCTCAACTGACACGGTCATAACCCCCATCTGCAACAATTCATCACCCACCGCAGGCCCTGGCGCCATGGGATCTGCAGGCAGGCGCCAGAGCCACAGAGCCGGTGAAAGTGGTAGATCTGAGGCCTGCCCTCAGGGCGCTCCTGGCGCTGCAGAGACAACATCTCAGCCCAGAAGCGCCACTagggtgagggggtgggaagACCAGGGCTTGGGGGTGATTCTGATTTGAGGAGAGATAGATGGGGCGGGGCTCTCAGAAGCCTGGACCTCGCAGGTTCCAAGATGCCTGATTTACGCGCTGTGTGGTCTGTACTAAACTATACGCCTCTGAAAGGGCAGCTTCAGTTTTACTGTGACTTCCCAGTGATACATCGACTCATCATTTCAAGGAAAATCAGAGCTCTTGCTTCCCCTGATTCTCTGAGGAAGGGGCAGATGCGATTCTTACCCTCTTGGACTTGGTGTGCTCTCAAAGGAAAGAGACAGTAAATAAACTAACAAAGAGCAAGACTAATTCTGATGATGGTAGAACTATTTCGAGAGAATAAAACAGGCCTGTCATACAGAGTGCCTGGCGGCTCTGCTGGGCCTGCTGCGGGCTGCAGAGTGGCATTCGACTTTGGAAGGAACCAGCCAGGGGTGTCCGGGGATAGAAGAGCCCCAACCAGAGAGTACAGCAGGTTTAGAACCGAAGGGGTGGGATTCTGCTCAAGACGAGGGAAGAAAGTGTTGAAGCGAGAAAAATGGGGGAGGGGTGCTTCAGCTGACCGCAGTCAGGAGCTCACTTCCCTGCCCAGCGAAAAACtactccccacccctgccaaccCTTACCACcagtctgttttgtaaacatcTTAGAAACATTATTTTCTCCCTACCCACCAGCACCCAAGAAAGCCTGGCAAGGTTTCTAGATCAAAGTTCTTATTGGGTTGGTCAAGAGGATCCTTCCCCTCTTCAAGATACACTTTAGTGCTCTTCACTATCCCATTTAATCCTTTCCCCCGGTCGCCCACGCAGGTCTGGATCGTAGATAGAGTAAAACATTTTCCCCCTTCGTGGCGATTTCCAGCGGGCAAGCCCCGCTCATCTTGTGACCCGGCGCGCGCTGAACTTGGCGAGATGGCCCtgcagagttcactcagatgtcACGGTCCGGCCCGCAGGGGTCACAGGCGGGTCAGGCCGGAGGACTGGGACTGGGCCCCAGGTCACGCCCCCGCTGGCCTGCTTTGCTCACCGGCCGGAGGCACCGTCCAGAAAGGGGCGGGCCTGGGGTTTCTGAGAATTACCTCCAGCGCGTCTCGCCCGGTTCCAGCCGGTGCCCCGAAgtggtctgtcactgtttacagttGTCAGTTCATTTGAAGAAACGATTGTGGGCGAGACCCTTCCCCGGAACACCTCTGAAACACCAGTGCAGGGTTATGGTGAACCGCCGATTCTCCGAAAGACATCCTGGGGCTAGCTAGGCGTGGAAAGCTCCTGCGAGCTTGAGCTCCCGGCGACTCCGCAGACGTTGCCGGACCCGCCGGGTTGGGGGACCACGCGGGAAGGTCGCGTGTTTAACTTAACAGCTCTCAGGATCAAAGTGTTTTCCATCTCCAAGGGACGCTTTCCAGGGCGAGGCTCGCTCCTGTGAGAGCCGCTCTTCGGCTTTAAACAAACTTATACATTGTTGTTTCGTTTTCGGCGCGGCTGGTGGGTTCAGCGCTGAAACCGAGGGAGCGAGTGGCCCTGACTGGTCCGAGGCAGTTCGGACCCTGTCCCCCTGGCTCGACAGGGTTGGAAACGGGGAGCGCACGTGCGCTTCTCGCAGTGTCCGAGCTCCAGGCTGTGGCTGCAGGAGCGGCCAATCGCATAGGTGGGCAGTGGCCAGAAGATCCACTTCCCAGTCAGGATTCTCTCAACACTCTTAATAGCGGCCGGTAGAGGCCTGGGCTTAGGACCCAGCACTCACTCTCCTCTGGGTGGGTTTCTGCCCGATGGGAGCTGGAGAGCCCAGGTCACCCTGGCCAGGTAGCCTAGCCTGGGGTAGGGAAGAGTGTGTGCAACCTTAGCCTAGCCTAAGATAGCCCAGCCTGGGGCTGGGAAGAGTATATGCAACCATAAACCCCTTTTGGAAACTCACAACTACCTGGAGGTGTAGACTGGTCAGGAAAGGTCACCTCCACATCAAGTAGGAGGAAATGGGCTCAAGGATGTgcggtgacttgcccaagatcattcAAGTAGAGATGGATCCGGGACTCAGGGCCCCAAATCTGGGCTTTCCATCCATCCTCCTGCATCTCAGTGTCTTTATCCTGCGAGGTTTAAGGGCCCTCTTCCCTTCTGCCTAGCTGGAGCTGCTAACCCCAGGGCCCTCGGAATCCGGCTTTGGCCGGATTGCAGAACGCTGTTTGCCGCCGAGCCGCAGATGAATTGCCCCTGCAGTCCCTGGCTAGGGAGTCAGAGTCAGAGCTCAGACTTGAGCAGGGTTGCACCTGGAGTCCTGAGGATCTGGAGGCTCTCCTGAACCTTTAAGTAGGACCTTTCAAGACTTCATGATGTGAGCCTCGAGGGGTTTGGGGAGCTGGGAATTAGTGGTCAGCCGGTCGTGAATCCCCGCAACTCTCACTTGGGTCCTGGCTCTGGGCTCTTCTGTGGGTTCTCTGGAAGAGTCAGGAGGCCTGCGTTTTGCTCCGCGTTCtggacctcaatttcctcacccGCGGGACAAGGCAGCTGAAGATCCCTGAACGCACTCCCCTTTACTTCCTCTGCAGGTGGAAGGGGGCCCTGTAAACCGCGGGTGCAGGCAGCTCTGGGCTGGGACCTCCGACGGGAGGGATTCCGAAGAGACCGCCAGGGAGCCCGGGGCGTGGAATTTCCGCTCGCCGGAGCCCCTGCCGCCGTCCGGGAGCCCCGCACACTTTGTATGGGGGCAGCAGGCTGCTCCTAGCCCCGCGCCCCAGGAGGCGCGCTCCGAGAGAAGCCGCCGCGGCGCCGCCTCTGCCTCGGCGCGGAACA includes these proteins:
- the LOC101104703 gene encoding cytochrome P450 26C1, whose product is MLPWGLSCLSVLGAVGTALLGAGLLLSLAQHLWTLRWTLSRDRASALPLPKGSMGWPFFGETLHWLVQGSRFHSSRRERYGTVFKTHLLGRPVIRVSGAENVRTVLLGEHRLVRSQWPQSAHILLGSHTLLGAVGESHRQRRKILARAFSRAALERYVPRLQGALRREVRSWCAARGPVAVYEAAKALTFRMAARILLGLRLDEAQCSELARIFEQFVENLFSLPLDVPFSGLRKGIRARDQLHRHLEEAIAQKLLEDKSAVEPGDALDGIIHSTRELGHELSVQELKESAVELLFAAFFTTASASTSLVLLLLQHPAAIAKIQQELAAQGLGRACGCAPASSGGGAGPPPDCGCEPDLSLAALGHLRYVGCVVKEVLRLLPPVSGGYRTALRTFELDGYQIPKGWNVMYSIRDTHETAAVYRSPPEGFDPERFGTAGDDARGAAGRFHYIPFGGGARSCLGQELAQTVLQLLAVELVRTARWELATPAFPAMQTVPIVHPVDGLRLFFHPLASPAAQDGQRL